A window of the Brassica oleracea var. oleracea cultivar TO1000 chromosome C1, BOL, whole genome shotgun sequence genome harbors these coding sequences:
- the LOC106306544 gene encoding putative cysteine-rich receptor-like protein kinase 16 isoform X2, whose product MILKMKVKNLLPILCIFLVGFHVACAHKCSETGFFIPHGKFDTNRGLLLSSLASNVSGRGAGGFYNSSVGQGSDRVYAVGMCIQGTEPKICSNCIHLASNELMETCPNQTEGLLWFEKETLCMIRYSNRFFFGTLEMEPSYKVYNTAAFQVNLTEFDNTWEALMLRVITQATSSSNPMYCGAGIQKIGTSRNIYAFVLCSKDISPWNCAKCLRQNVYDYRSCCSGKQGGLTMRLSCFMEWDLYPFFGVFQNQTSPTTHKKRRSMTTYGTEPQYDDADDITTSGSLQFDFKAIEAATCNFHESNKLGHGGFGEVYKGTFPNGTEVAVKRLSNSSGQGEQEFQNEVLLVAKLQHRNLVKLLGFSVEREEKILIYEFVPNKSLDYFLFDHRKRSQLDWRKRYNIIGGITRGILYLHQDSRLTIIHRDLKASNILLDADMNPKISDFGVARNFRVDQTEANTGRVVGTFGYMSPEYVANGQFSMKSDVYSFGVLTLEIIVGKKNSSFHQMDNSVGNLVTYVWRLWNNESLLELMDPAMGENYDKDEVTRCIHIGLLCVQENPADRPTMSTVFQMLTNTSITLPVPQPPGFFFRVRSDLNPLADSLESGPSKSTMSFTCSIDDASITNVNPR is encoded by the exons ATGATCTTGAAAATGAAAGTGAAGAATCTATTACCAATCTTATGTATTTTCCTTGTAGGCTTTCATGTAGCGTGTGCACACAAATGCAGTGAAACCGGTTTTTTCATACCCCATGGTAAGTTTGATACAAACCGTGGCCTCCTCCTCTCTTCTCTCGCTTCTAACGTCTCAGGCCGAGGGGCCGGCGGCTTCTACAATTCTTCGGTTGGACAAGGATCAGATCGCGTGTATGCTGTGGGGATGTGCATCCAAGGTACTGAACCAAAAATTTGCTCAAACTGTATCCACCTTGCTTCTAATGAGTTGATGGAGACATGTCCTAATCAGACAGAAGGTCTCCTCTGGTTCGAGAAGGAGACTCTTTGCATGATACGCTACTCCAACCGTTTCTTTTTTGGAACACTCGAGATGGAACCAAGTTATAAGGTGTACAATACAGCAGCTTTCCAAGTTAACTTGACAGAGTTTGATAATACATGGGAGGCTTTGATGCTTCGTGTGATCACTCAAGCTACCTCATCTTCTAACCCTATGTACTGTGGTGCCGGCATACAGAAAATAGGGACTTCGCGGAACATCTACGCTTTTGTGCTATGTAGTAAGGATATATCTCCCTGGAACTGCGCCAAGTGTTTAAGACAAAACGTGTATGACTATAGGTCGTGCTGCAGTGGGAAACAAGGTGGCCTTACAATGAGGCTGAGTTGTTTCATGGAATGGGATCTCTATCCATTCTTTGGAGTTTTTCAGAATCAGACCTCGCCAACTACTCATAAAAAAA GGAGATCGATGACAACTTATGGTACTGAACCACAATATGATG ATGCAGATGATATTACAACTTCAGGTTCACTTCAATTCGATTTTAAAGCAATTGAAGCGGCTACATGTAATTTTCATGAGAGTAACAAGCTAGGTCATGGTGGATTTGGTGAAGTTTACAAG GGAACGTTCCCGAATGGAACAGAAGTTGCTGTGAAGAGACTGTCTAATTCTTCAGGTCAAGGGGAACAAGAGTTTCAGAACGAGGTTCTCCTTGTAGCAAAGCTCCAACATCGAAACCTGGTTAAGCTTCTCGGGTTCTCTGTCGAAAGAGAAGAAAAGATACTCATCTATGAGTTTGTGCCCAACAAGAGTCTTGATTATTTCCTTTTTG ACCATAGAAAGAGGAGTCAGCTGGATTGGAGAAAAAGGTATAACATTATCGGTGGAATCACTCGTGGGATTCTTTATCTTCATCAAGATTCACGGCTCACAATCATACACCGTGACCTTAAAGCTAGTAACATTCTCTTAGATGCTGACATGAACCCAAAAATCTCGGATTTTGGAGTGGCAAGAAACTTCAGAGTTGACCAGACTGAAGCCAATACAGGAAGAGTAGTTGGAACATT CGGTTACATGTCTCCAGAGTATGTGGCGAATGGGCAGTTCTCGATGAAATCTGATGTTTATAGTTTTGGAGTATTGACTCTAGAGATTATTGTTGGCAAAAAGAATAGTAGCTTTCACCAGATGGATAATTCAGTAGGGAACTTGGTGACATAT GTTTGGAGGCTATGGAACAACGAATCATTGTTGGAACTAATGGACCCGGCCATGGGAGAGAATTATGATAAAGATGAAGTCACTAGATGCATCCATATTGGGTTATTGTGCGTTCAAGAAAATCCTGCAGATCGTCCAACCATGTCCACAGTATTTCAGATGCTCACTAATACTTCCATTACACTGCCTGTCCCTCAACCACCTGGATTTTTCTTCAGGGTCAGATCTGATCTAAACCCATTAGCCGATAGCTTGGAGTCTGGTCCGTCTAAGTCTACCATGTCTTTTACTTGTTCTATTGATGATGCATCGATCACAAATGTTAATCCTCGTTAA
- the LOC106306544 gene encoding putative cysteine-rich receptor-like protein kinase 16 isoform X1, with product MILKMKVKNLLPILCIFLVGFHVACAHKCSETGFFIPHGKFDTNRGLLLSSLASNVSGRGAGGFYNSSVGQGSDRVYAVGMCIQGTEPKICSNCIHLASNELMETCPNQTEGLLWFEKETLCMIRYSNRFFFGTLEMEPSYKVYNTAAFQVNLTEFDNTWEALMLRVITQATSSSNPMYCGAGIQKIGTSRNIYAFVLCSKDISPWNCAKCLRQNVYDYRSCCSGKQGGLTMRLSCFMEWDLYPFFGVFQNQTSPTTHKKNSKKISTGTIVGIIVVLTFMSSLLLSLGLALCRRRKTYQEFATERRSMTTYGTEPQYDDADDITTSGSLQFDFKAIEAATCNFHESNKLGHGGFGEVYKGTFPNGTEVAVKRLSNSSGQGEQEFQNEVLLVAKLQHRNLVKLLGFSVEREEKILIYEFVPNKSLDYFLFDHRKRSQLDWRKRYNIIGGITRGILYLHQDSRLTIIHRDLKASNILLDADMNPKISDFGVARNFRVDQTEANTGRVVGTFGYMSPEYVANGQFSMKSDVYSFGVLTLEIIVGKKNSSFHQMDNSVGNLVTYVWRLWNNESLLELMDPAMGENYDKDEVTRCIHIGLLCVQENPADRPTMSTVFQMLTNTSITLPVPQPPGFFFRVRSDLNPLADSLESGPSKSTMSFTCSIDDASITNVNPR from the exons ATGATCTTGAAAATGAAAGTGAAGAATCTATTACCAATCTTATGTATTTTCCTTGTAGGCTTTCATGTAGCGTGTGCACACAAATGCAGTGAAACCGGTTTTTTCATACCCCATGGTAAGTTTGATACAAACCGTGGCCTCCTCCTCTCTTCTCTCGCTTCTAACGTCTCAGGCCGAGGGGCCGGCGGCTTCTACAATTCTTCGGTTGGACAAGGATCAGATCGCGTGTATGCTGTGGGGATGTGCATCCAAGGTACTGAACCAAAAATTTGCTCAAACTGTATCCACCTTGCTTCTAATGAGTTGATGGAGACATGTCCTAATCAGACAGAAGGTCTCCTCTGGTTCGAGAAGGAGACTCTTTGCATGATACGCTACTCCAACCGTTTCTTTTTTGGAACACTCGAGATGGAACCAAGTTATAAGGTGTACAATACAGCAGCTTTCCAAGTTAACTTGACAGAGTTTGATAATACATGGGAGGCTTTGATGCTTCGTGTGATCACTCAAGCTACCTCATCTTCTAACCCTATGTACTGTGGTGCCGGCATACAGAAAATAGGGACTTCGCGGAACATCTACGCTTTTGTGCTATGTAGTAAGGATATATCTCCCTGGAACTGCGCCAAGTGTTTAAGACAAAACGTGTATGACTATAGGTCGTGCTGCAGTGGGAAACAAGGTGGCCTTACAATGAGGCTGAGTTGTTTCATGGAATGGGATCTCTATCCATTCTTTGGAGTTTTTCAGAATCAGACCTCGCCAACTACTCATAAAAAAA ATAGCAAAAAGATTTCTACAGGAACTATCGTTGGAATCATTGTCGTTCTCACCTTCATGAGTAGTTTGCTACTTTCACTAGGGCTTGCTCTATGTAGGAGGAGGAAAACGTACCAAGAATTTGCAACTGAAA GGAGATCGATGACAACTTATGGTACTGAACCACAATATGATG ATGCAGATGATATTACAACTTCAGGTTCACTTCAATTCGATTTTAAAGCAATTGAAGCGGCTACATGTAATTTTCATGAGAGTAACAAGCTAGGTCATGGTGGATTTGGTGAAGTTTACAAG GGAACGTTCCCGAATGGAACAGAAGTTGCTGTGAAGAGACTGTCTAATTCTTCAGGTCAAGGGGAACAAGAGTTTCAGAACGAGGTTCTCCTTGTAGCAAAGCTCCAACATCGAAACCTGGTTAAGCTTCTCGGGTTCTCTGTCGAAAGAGAAGAAAAGATACTCATCTATGAGTTTGTGCCCAACAAGAGTCTTGATTATTTCCTTTTTG ACCATAGAAAGAGGAGTCAGCTGGATTGGAGAAAAAGGTATAACATTATCGGTGGAATCACTCGTGGGATTCTTTATCTTCATCAAGATTCACGGCTCACAATCATACACCGTGACCTTAAAGCTAGTAACATTCTCTTAGATGCTGACATGAACCCAAAAATCTCGGATTTTGGAGTGGCAAGAAACTTCAGAGTTGACCAGACTGAAGCCAATACAGGAAGAGTAGTTGGAACATT CGGTTACATGTCTCCAGAGTATGTGGCGAATGGGCAGTTCTCGATGAAATCTGATGTTTATAGTTTTGGAGTATTGACTCTAGAGATTATTGTTGGCAAAAAGAATAGTAGCTTTCACCAGATGGATAATTCAGTAGGGAACTTGGTGACATAT GTTTGGAGGCTATGGAACAACGAATCATTGTTGGAACTAATGGACCCGGCCATGGGAGAGAATTATGATAAAGATGAAGTCACTAGATGCATCCATATTGGGTTATTGTGCGTTCAAGAAAATCCTGCAGATCGTCCAACCATGTCCACAGTATTTCAGATGCTCACTAATACTTCCATTACACTGCCTGTCCCTCAACCACCTGGATTTTTCTTCAGGGTCAGATCTGATCTAAACCCATTAGCCGATAGCTTGGAGTCTGGTCCGTCTAAGTCTACCATGTCTTTTACTTGTTCTATTGATGATGCATCGATCACAAATGTTAATCCTCGTTAA